The Candidatus Caldatribacterium sp. genome includes the window ATAAATTCCAGGTCACTTACCGGAACCACCACGTTACGAAAGCGTGTGCTGTTTCTACCACCTTTTCCGCTTTCTTGCGAATTTCCTCGGCATCCTCCCGGGTGTACTCTTCGTACGGTACCCAGAGGTGGTCCTTTTCGATGCCCGGATAACGACTCCAGGTGACTTCCGGTTCAACCTCAAGGCTTACCCTGGCGATGCTCATCAGAGCCTCTTTCCAGTTCTCATCGACCGGGAGTTCTCGAACCTTCCTGAGGAGAATTTCGCCGACAAAGTGCGTTTTCTGGAATTCCCCAAAGGATATTCCCCAAAGGATATAAGGATTGCTTTCACCGACTTCTCCACTGCTTGCTGGAAGTGGTACACCGCTTTGTCAAAGTACCCCTCTTTTGCGAGGATGTTACCAATGTCAAACACAGAGCACGTGCCTAAAGGAACGTTGGCTCTCGTCCCCTGGTTGGGAATCGCCACCCACCGGGAAGTTTCTGTATCCCCCGCTTGGCGATATACTCTCGTGTCTCCTCGATGAGCCTGGCAAGGAATCCATCCGTGTCGTAGAGAACAATGCCCTCTGTAGCAATGTCAAGGAAAAGGGGGTTGTGGTTGCGGAAGTTTGCGACGCACTCATCCCTCGTGAGAAGAAGAATATCAAGGGGGAAGTCTGTCAAGAGCTCTTCCTTTATCCGGGCAATGTCCTTGCCTCTTCTGTGCCACCTGTCACATAAGGCATCAGCCACAACGAGGACATCGACATCGGAGTCCCGCGTTTTCTCCCCCCGTGCCCATGAGCCAAAGAGGGCTGCTGCCACCACCTTCATTGGCAATTTCTTGAGTCCCTCTCGAAGAAGCGCCACCATTTCCTCAAGTTCCA containing:
- a CDS encoding HEPN domain-containing protein; amino-acid sequence: MFDIGNILAKEGYFDKAVYHFQQAVEKSVKAILISFGEYPLGNSRKRTLSAKFSSGRFENSRSMRTGKRL
- a CDS encoding nucleotidyltransferase domain-containing protein; amino-acid sequence: MELEEMVALLREGLKKLPMKVVAAALFGSWARGEKTRDSDVDVLVVADALCDRWHRRGKDIARIKEELLTDFPLDILLLTRDECVANFRNHNPLFLDIATEGIVLYDTDGFLARLIEETREYIAKRGIQKLPGGWRFPTRGREPTFL